In Methanobacterium paludis, the following proteins share a genomic window:
- a CDS encoding PIG-L deacetylase family protein: MIDKRVILILIFAVLLLGLTLYSYGGYESDNLTYPKGPVIGHSNKVLVVAPHPDDETIANAGIIRYCVKNKIPVHVVVVTNGENFRATGIERHSESMTAMKKLGLKSDAVTFLDYPENSASLFNQNWGYNNLFKDENGTSHSTNSFAYELNAPYCGENLEKNLKQIIEDFQPTIIIYPDGNDKNPDHWTTSAFVDYATNKLNYTCKKYGYLTHTYSQWPYPRSYNPDTYLVPPPELSNQSWVVFPLNGVDESLKFDAIKSYSSQITPDASYIIAFVKKNELFSVYSDINVSSQKNNTNYFKGSSFPPTIFQDPENDLLINEISNLIDLNLENTDSFDLTSIGFEMDQNTTWLSLKTMGAIANNTPYEFHIRTFGSDNASRIDIWIQNGKASYEMFSQNSVKSHLKIKTVVKHDGVIVEIPSNIINSKKIMISADVMNQQGMVDRTAWRTVNIV, from the coding sequence ATGATAGACAAAAGAGTGATATTGATTTTAATCTTTGCGGTGCTACTTTTAGGGTTAACACTATATTCTTACGGTGGTTACGAAAGTGACAATCTCACGTACCCCAAAGGCCCAGTTATAGGGCATTCAAACAAGGTTCTTGTGGTGGCACCCCATCCAGATGATGAAACCATCGCCAACGCAGGAATCATAAGGTACTGTGTTAAAAACAAGATCCCTGTACATGTGGTTGTGGTAACAAATGGAGAGAATTTCAGAGCTACAGGAATTGAAAGACATTCAGAAAGCATGACTGCAATGAAAAAATTGGGACTTAAAAGTGACGCCGTTACATTTTTGGATTATCCTGAAAATTCAGCATCATTATTCAATCAAAACTGGGGCTACAATAATTTATTTAAAGATGAAAATGGGACATCCCACTCCACTAATTCATTTGCATACGAATTGAATGCACCATACTGCGGTGAAAATCTTGAAAAAAATTTAAAGCAAATAATTGAAGATTTTCAACCAACCATTATTATTTACCCTGATGGAAATGATAAAAACCCTGATCACTGGACAACAAGTGCATTTGTGGACTATGCAACCAATAAACTGAATTACACCTGCAAAAAATATGGATATCTTACCCATACTTATTCACAATGGCCCTACCCAAGATCATATAATCCAGATACGTATCTAGTACCTCCTCCTGAACTCTCAAATCAATCATGGGTCGTATTTCCATTGAATGGAGTGGATGAATCACTCAAATTTGACGCAATAAAATCTTACTCTTCCCAGATTACACCGGACGCATCATATATCATAGCTTTCGTTAAGAAGAACGAGTTATTTTCAGTTTATTCTGATATAAACGTATCCTCACAGAAGAACAATACAAACTACTTCAAGGGCTCATCGTTTCCACCAACGATATTCCAGGACCCTGAAAATGACCTTTTAATTAATGAAATATCAAATTTAATCGATTTAAATCTTGAGAACACAGATTCTTTTGATTTAACTTCAATAGGATTTGAAATGGACCAGAATACGACGTGGCTATCCTTAAAAACCATGGGGGCAATTGCAAATAATACTCCCTACGAATTCCATATAAGGACCTTTGGAAGTGACAATGCCAGCAGAATCGACATTTGGATTCAAAATGGGAAAGCATCCTACGAAATGTTTTCACAAAATAGTGTTAAATCCCATCTTAAAATAAAAACCGTCGTTAAACATGATGGAGTTATAGTGGAAATACCATCAAACATTATAAACAGCAAAAAAATTATGATAAGCGCTGATGTAATGAACCAGCAGGGAATGGTTGATAGAACAGCATGGCGTACTGTAAATATAGTTTGA
- the rtcA gene encoding RNA 3'-terminal phosphate cyclase, whose translation MIEIDGAYGEGGGALLRISAALSTLTLKPVRITNIRANRPKPGLMAQHLNALKLVAMMSNASYSGLDIWSEEVLLRPESIRGGNFKVDVGTAGSVTLILQAAMIPAAFADSRVELILKGGTDVRWSPSVDYLENVTLPTLRSMGYRAEIDLIQRGHFPRGGGILKAIIDPIKKLKPLNLLDLEIDKIKGISHAVKLPEHVAVRQAESAEKILAEEGFDADIKVQHSDDGFGPGSSIVLWMDGKTRIGGSAIGEPGKRAEIVGRKAAEELLYHISRGAAFDKYMGDQMIPYMALAGNSRIKTAELTQHTLTNIYVVEKFTGKDFRVDGDLGDVAEISVN comes from the coding sequence ATGATTGAAATCGATGGAGCATATGGTGAAGGTGGTGGGGCTCTTCTCCGCATATCTGCAGCATTATCTACTTTAACATTGAAACCAGTTCGGATAACAAATATAAGGGCTAACAGACCCAAACCCGGACTTATGGCTCAACATTTGAATGCTTTAAAGCTTGTTGCCATGATGAGCAATGCTTCCTATAGTGGACTTGACATTTGGTCGGAAGAGGTTTTATTGCGCCCTGAATCTATTAGGGGGGGAAATTTCAAAGTTGACGTTGGAACAGCAGGCAGTGTAACCTTGATACTCCAGGCAGCAATGATACCTGCGGCATTTGCAGATTCACGGGTAGAATTAATTTTAAAAGGTGGTACGGATGTTAGATGGTCACCATCTGTTGATTACCTTGAAAATGTGACTTTACCCACTCTCAGATCCATGGGTTACAGGGCTGAGATTGATCTAATTCAGCGGGGACATTTCCCTAGGGGTGGGGGAATTTTAAAGGCCATAATAGATCCAATCAAAAAATTAAAACCTTTAAATTTATTAGATCTTGAAATTGATAAAATAAAAGGTATATCTCATGCTGTGAAACTTCCAGAACATGTTGCAGTGAGACAGGCTGAAAGCGCGGAGAAAATTCTAGCTGAAGAAGGTTTTGATGCTGATATTAAGGTTCAGCATTCAGATGATGGTTTTGGACCGGGATCTAGCATAGTTTTATGGATGGATGGAAAAACCAGGATAGGTGGAAGTGCCATAGGTGAGCCAGGAAAACGTGCTGAGATTGTGGGGCGCAAGGCTGCAGAAGAACTTTTATATCATATATCCCGGGGTGCTGCTTTTGATAAGTATATGGGTGATCAGATGATTCCTTACATGGCATTAGCAGGTAATTCACGTATTAAAACAGCAGAGCTCACACAACATACCCTTACAAATATTTACGTTGTAGAAAAGTTCACAGGGAAAGATTTCCGTGTTGATGGCGATCTTGGAGATGTTGCAGAGATTTCTGTGAATTGA
- a CDS encoding TIGR03576 family pyridoxal phosphate-dependent enzyme, which produces MLVNSSVDEVKRREAALRVIKSTIKEKGRNGLYDLTGLSGGFPLVEGDIRLLETYAGSAIFEDAIQVVGRIHLGGDKILALNRTSSGILAAILALVKEGDEIVHYLPKHPAHPSIPRSAELVGASYREFDDINDFEVGENTSLVFITGSTMDHEIIDKNDFLKVIKISKSRNVPVFVDDASGARLRTVIYKQPRAMDMGADMAITSTDKLMDGPRGGLMAGKADIMDLVKSKAQQFGLEAQSPLVAGMVRAFENFSPEKILEALSKKHEVCNALKKDIKSVKETPTGVMLSSNDLKLELENRGITTRFSALDLSDTLAMLFLRKQNIITIPAVGMPGASPTIRIDLASQDAGRIGVDLIVDMFKETFSEFESIAADEKVCRAVLYA; this is translated from the coding sequence ATGCTTGTAAATTCCTCAGTTGACGAAGTAAAAAGGAGAGAGGCTGCTCTAAGGGTAATAAAATCCACGATTAAGGAAAAGGGAAGAAATGGGCTTTACGATCTAACAGGCCTTTCAGGTGGCTTTCCACTTGTAGAAGGGGACATTCGACTGCTTGAAACCTATGCAGGTTCTGCAATTTTTGAAGATGCAATACAAGTCGTAGGGAGGATACATCTTGGAGGAGATAAGATTTTGGCCCTTAACAGGACAAGTTCAGGCATACTTGCAGCCATACTTGCTCTTGTAAAAGAAGGGGACGAAATTGTGCATTATCTACCTAAACACCCAGCCCACCCATCTATCCCCAGAAGTGCTGAACTTGTAGGTGCCAGTTACAGGGAATTTGACGATATAAACGATTTTGAAGTCGGAGAAAATACTTCTCTGGTTTTTATAACAGGATCAACCATGGATCATGAGATAATTGATAAAAATGATTTTTTAAAGGTTATAAAAATCTCAAAATCCAGGAACGTTCCGGTTTTTGTGGATGATGCTTCAGGGGCCAGGCTCCGTACTGTGATATACAAACAGCCGAGGGCAATGGATATGGGTGCTGACATGGCTATAACAAGTACAGATAAACTTATGGATGGACCCCGTGGGGGATTGATGGCGGGAAAAGCAGATATAATGGATCTTGTGAAATCAAAGGCTCAGCAGTTCGGATTGGAGGCACAATCACCACTTGTTGCGGGTATGGTTCGTGCATTTGAAAATTTCAGCCCGGAAAAAATTCTTGAAGCATTAAGCAAAAAACATGAAGTTTGCAATGCTCTAAAAAAGGATATAAAGTCAGTTAAAGAAACACCAACTGGTGTGATGCTCTCATCGAATGATCTAAAACTTGAACTGGAAAATAGGGGTATTACTACTCGGTTTTCGGCTCTGGATCTTTCAGATACCCTTGCAATGCTCTTTTTAAGGAAGCAGAACATAATAACAATTCCTGCAGTTGGAATGCCCGGCGCTTCACCAACAATAAGAATAGACCTTGCATCGCAGGATGCTGGGCGTATTGGAGTGGATTTAATTGTTGATATGTTTAAAGAAACTTTTTCAGAATTTGAGTCAATTGCTGCCGATGAAAAAGTTTGCAGGGCAGTTTTATACGCATAA
- a CDS encoding TIGR00288 family NYN domain-containing protein, which produces MRSFEKLSSLKDYIPLKRGESGLKNIGLLVDGPNMLRKEFSLNLDLVREIISEYGNMRVGKVLLNQYASDKLIEAIVNQGFTPIVVAGDTDVYMAVEAMELIYNPNIDIIALMTRDADFLPIINKAKENGKETIVIGAEPGFSAALQNSADDAIILKSENPRNNHD; this is translated from the coding sequence ATGCGTAGTTTTGAAAAATTAAGCTCCCTCAAAGATTATATTCCTTTGAAAAGGGGTGAATCTGGTTTGAAAAACATAGGACTCCTTGTTGATGGGCCTAATATGTTAAGAAAAGAGTTCAGTCTTAACCTGGATCTTGTAAGGGAGATAATCTCAGAATATGGTAATATGAGAGTTGGGAAGGTTTTACTTAATCAGTACGCCTCAGATAAGCTCATAGAAGCTATAGTTAATCAGGGTTTTACACCAATTGTTGTTGCAGGAGACACTGATGTTTATATGGCAGTTGAAGCCATGGAGCTTATTTATAATCCTAATATTGATATTATCGCTCTTATGACTCGTGATGCTGATTTTTTACCAATAATCAACAAAGCAAAGGAAAATGGAAAGGAAACAATAGTTATAGGTGCCGAACCCGGTTTCAGCGCAGCCCTACAGAACTCAGCTGACGACGCGATAATACTGAAATCAGAAAATCCCAGAAATAATCACGATTAG
- a CDS encoding nitroreductase family protein has protein sequence MEKFNQNKRNQIFDEIVKSRHSVRAFKDDKPPKKCIGEIIRAGMLAPYAAAAVGGVKDFRRFFVFEKNSSSSETLALLMKNKAEESVQHFESLIAEKPFIKSKVQPFLNRLQMVVDKGVPGVTTAPYFIIVAELRGFPPSEQESLAHVLENMWLKSTALDLGFQLVSLTSQMAEDEELMKLLGLPVKKFALNGCAIGYPANIPSVTPRPDIREATQWMD, from the coding sequence ATGGAAAAATTTAACCAAAATAAACGTAACCAAATATTCGATGAAATTGTGAAATCCAGACATTCAGTACGAGCTTTTAAAGATGATAAACCTCCAAAAAAATGTATAGGGGAAATAATTAGGGCTGGAATGTTGGCGCCTTACGCTGCAGCTGCAGTTGGCGGTGTAAAAGATTTTAGACGTTTTTTTGTCTTTGAAAAAAACTCAAGCAGTAGTGAAACGTTAGCTTTGCTTATGAAAAATAAAGCTGAAGAGAGTGTTCAGCATTTTGAAAGTTTAATAGCTGAAAAACCGTTCATAAAATCTAAAGTCCAACCGTTTCTGAATAGGCTTCAAATGGTTGTGGATAAAGGTGTTCCTGGAGTGACTACTGCCCCTTATTTTATCATAGTGGCTGAGCTTAGAGGTTTTCCACCATCTGAACAGGAATCATTAGCTCATGTACTGGAGAATATGTGGCTTAAATCTACTGCTCTGGATTTAGGTTTTCAACTTGTATCTCTTACCAGTCAAATGGCGGAAGATGAAGAATTGATGAAATTATTAGGACTTCCTGTTAAAAAATTCGCTTTAAATGGATGTGCAATAGGATATCCTGCCAATATACCATCAGTTACACCACGCCCAGATATTCGAGAAGCTACTCAGTGGATGGATTAA